The bacterium genome includes a region encoding these proteins:
- a CDS encoding xanthine dehydrogenase family protein molybdopterin-binding subunit gives MGMIGRGARRQEGGEKVAGSTRFTADLDLAGLLHVQLVLSQLPSARIRGVDTGAARSAPGVFDIVTGADLPEVKAAGPDKPLAVDRVFFAGQPVAAVIAGSEAAAWDATGLIEVDYESLPAAIDPERAMEDGAPQVLDADEAGSGDASMHGAATSAESKPAGRPRNVSDVASYRRGDASAALASAGVVVKGTYRLAGVHQGFMEPHVSVVRPEPDGGVTIWAPTQGPFFVRDEIAKALDVPHHRVRVVPMPVGGGFGGKVMLLETLLALLARRTGRTLRLALTRQQEFLVGRPAPAARFDIELGATREGALVALRAHYHYDNGATGGWHSGITGAFLGGTYRIPNFDITGYEVATNKTPVDAYRAPGGPQAYFALESAMDELAIRLDIDPVELRLRNASREGDPDAEEKPWPRIAMVECLEEARRHPLYAAPVAAGEGVGVALGSWGGARSPAAAGCRVEPDGTVSVLVGSPDVSGSSTGLAMIAAEAFGVPVDQVRVEVGETGVAPPGPMAAGSQVTYSVGGAVYEAALEARRQLLEIATEELEAAPEDLDIVDGRVMVKGVPDRFVEITRLVEVSNEFMGRHKPIHAAGRSAVQTASPMFTVHIARVRTDAETGDFQLTGYAAIQDVGRAINPPEIEGQIHGGAAQSLGRAMGEQLVYDGEGQLRTASFLDYEVPTADQLPDIDVRLIEVTSPGGPLGAKGVGEPPAVPGAAALANALARATGIRLREVPIDRSALAKATTLR, from the coding sequence GTGGGCATGATCGGCCGGGGCGCGCGGCGGCAGGAGGGCGGCGAGAAGGTGGCCGGCTCGACCCGGTTCACGGCCGATCTCGACCTGGCCGGCTTGCTGCACGTCCAGCTGGTGCTGAGCCAGCTTCCGAGCGCCCGCATTCGAGGCGTCGACACCGGCGCCGCACGCTCGGCGCCAGGAGTCTTCGACATCGTCACCGGCGCCGACCTGCCGGAGGTGAAGGCCGCCGGCCCGGACAAGCCGCTGGCCGTCGACCGGGTCTTCTTCGCCGGCCAGCCGGTGGCGGCGGTCATCGCCGGCAGCGAGGCGGCGGCATGGGATGCGACCGGTCTCATCGAGGTCGATTACGAGTCCTTGCCCGCGGCCATCGATCCCGAGCGGGCGATGGAGGATGGCGCCCCACAGGTGCTGGACGCGGACGAGGCCGGCTCCGGCGACGCGTCCATGCACGGCGCCGCCACCAGCGCCGAATCGAAGCCGGCGGGACGGCCGCGCAACGTCAGCGACGTGGCCTCGTACCGGCGCGGCGACGCGAGCGCGGCGCTCGCGAGCGCCGGTGTCGTCGTCAAGGGGACCTATCGCCTGGCCGGTGTGCACCAGGGGTTCATGGAGCCGCACGTCTCGGTCGTCCGGCCGGAACCGGACGGCGGGGTCACGATCTGGGCCCCGACCCAGGGACCGTTCTTCGTCCGCGACGAGATCGCCAAGGCGCTCGACGTTCCGCACCACCGGGTGCGAGTCGTTCCCATGCCGGTCGGGGGCGGGTTCGGCGGCAAGGTGATGCTGCTGGAGACGCTCCTCGCCTTGCTCGCCCGGCGGACCGGACGCACGCTCCGGCTGGCGCTGACCCGGCAGCAGGAGTTCCTGGTCGGCAGGCCGGCGCCGGCGGCGCGCTTCGACATCGAGCTGGGCGCCACGCGCGAAGGCGCGCTCGTCGCCCTGCGCGCGCATTACCACTACGACAACGGGGCCACCGGCGGGTGGCACTCAGGCATCACCGGCGCGTTCTTGGGAGGCACCTATCGCATCCCCAATTTCGACATCACCGGTTACGAGGTGGCCACCAACAAGACGCCGGTCGACGCGTATCGCGCCCCCGGTGGGCCGCAGGCCTATTTCGCGCTGGAGTCGGCGATGGACGAGCTGGCGATCAGGCTCGACATCGACCCGGTCGAGCTGCGCCTGCGCAACGCTTCCCGCGAAGGCGACCCGGATGCCGAGGAAAAGCCGTGGCCGCGGATCGCCATGGTCGAATGCCTCGAGGAGGCGCGGCGCCATCCGCTGTATGCGGCGCCCGTCGCCGCCGGTGAGGGCGTGGGCGTCGCCCTGGGTTCGTGGGGCGGCGCGCGCTCGCCCGCGGCGGCGGGGTGCCGCGTCGAGCCGGACGGCACCGTGTCGGTTCTGGTCGGGTCGCCGGACGTCAGCGGCTCGTCCACCGGCCTGGCGATGATCGCCGCCGAGGCCTTCGGCGTGCCTGTGGACCAAGTGCGGGTGGAGGTCGGCGAGACCGGGGTGGCGCCGCCCGGCCCGATGGCGGCCGGCAGCCAGGTCACGTACAGCGTCGGGGGAGCGGTTTACGAGGCGGCGCTCGAGGCCAGGCGCCAGCTGCTCGAGATCGCGACCGAGGAGCTGGAAGCGGCGCCGGAGGACCTGGACATCGTCGACGGCCGGGTGATGGTGAAGGGCGTGCCGGACCGTTTCGTCGAGATCACCCGGCTGGTCGAGGTCAGCAACGAGTTCATGGGCCGCCACAAGCCGATCCACGCCGCCGGCCGCTCTGCGGTGCAGACTGCATCTCCGATGTTCACGGTCCATATCGCTCGCGTTCGGACGGACGCCGAAACCGGCGACTTCCAGCTCACCGGCTATGCGGCGATCCAGGATGTCGGGCGCGCCATCAATCCACCCGAGATCGAAGGTCAGATCCACGGCGGCGCGGCACAGTCCTTGGGCCGGGCAATGGGCGAGCAGCTCGTCTACGACGGTGAGGGCCAGCTGCGCACCGCCAGCTTTCTCGACTACGAGGTGCCGACGGCGGACCAGCTGCCGGACATCGACGTGCGCCTGATCGAGGTGACCTCGCCGGGCGGACCGCTGGGGGCCAAGGGAGTCGGCGAACCGCCGGCGGTGCCGGGGGCCGCCGCGCTCGCCAACGCGCTGGCGCGAGCCACCGGCATCCGATTGCGAGAGGTCCCCATCGACCGCTCCGCGCTGGCGAAGGCGACCACGCTCCGCTGA
- a CDS encoding trehalose-6-phosphate synthase has product MGERMDAKRGSSLRAYVARTLPDYSPILVSNRAPHEPKPEGGFRRGAGGVITGLLTLAEAIGADWVACARNQAERELASRQGGAFTVPLLHSTGRLHYAMPTQAQYDMYYSVIANPVLWFIQHYLWDLGNEPVIDERIHQAWTDGYVEVNRQMAAKVVEVARAAPSRPLVLVHDYQLYLVPRLVRESLPSALIQHFVHVPWPTPQYWKVLPKQMRDAILDGILGSDIVAFQSSLDVRNFLITCEANAGLQVDEHERAVLTGGRVIYARHYPISIDVQSTTRLAASRGVKRQEQELASWRPPRLIVRVDRTDPSKNIVRGFIAYEKLLRYHPELRGEVQFWAFLQPSRQDVAVYSRYLRQIRQAAGRINGEFGTEEWTPVRLEIGESERKAIAAMKNFDVLLVNPVYDGLNLVVKEGALVNHSDGVIVLSENAGAHEELRGHVLSINPFDVEATAAAMFAGLTMAQEDRHRLNEEAREVVRTNDIARWISGQVQDLRDLVSRPSPLSGS; this is encoded by the coding sequence GTGGGTGAGCGCATGGACGCCAAGCGCGGCTCGTCGCTGCGCGCATACGTGGCGCGCACTCTGCCCGACTACTCGCCCATCCTCGTGAGCAACCGGGCGCCGCATGAGCCCAAGCCGGAAGGTGGATTCAGGCGCGGCGCCGGCGGGGTGATCACAGGACTGCTCACGCTGGCCGAGGCGATCGGCGCCGACTGGGTGGCGTGCGCGCGCAACCAGGCCGAGCGTGAGCTTGCCTCCCGGCAGGGCGGCGCGTTCACCGTCCCGCTGCTGCATTCCACCGGCCGCCTGCACTACGCGATGCCGACCCAGGCGCAGTACGACATGTACTACTCGGTGATCGCCAATCCGGTGCTGTGGTTTATCCAGCACTACCTGTGGGACCTCGGCAACGAGCCCGTCATCGACGAGCGCATCCACCAGGCCTGGACGGACGGCTACGTCGAGGTCAACCGGCAGATGGCGGCCAAGGTGGTCGAGGTCGCCCGCGCGGCGCCGTCACGGCCGCTGGTCCTCGTCCACGACTACCAGCTCTATCTGGTGCCGCGACTGGTGAGGGAGAGCCTCCCGTCGGCGCTCATCCAGCACTTCGTGCACGTGCCTTGGCCGACCCCCCAGTACTGGAAGGTGCTGCCGAAGCAGATGCGCGACGCCATTCTCGACGGCATCCTCGGCAGCGACATCGTCGCCTTCCAGTCCAGCCTTGACGTGCGCAACTTTCTTATCACCTGTGAGGCGAACGCCGGCCTGCAGGTCGACGAGCACGAGCGCGCGGTGCTCACCGGCGGCCGGGTGATCTACGCCCGCCACTACCCGATCTCGATCGACGTTCAGTCGACCACCCGGCTGGCCGCCTCGCGCGGGGTCAAGCGCCAGGAGCAAGAGCTGGCCTCGTGGCGGCCGCCGCGCCTCATCGTGCGCGTCGACCGCACGGATCCGTCCAAGAACATCGTTCGCGGATTCATCGCGTACGAGAAGCTCCTGCGCTATCACCCGGAGCTGCGCGGCGAGGTTCAGTTTTGGGCCTTCCTGCAGCCATCGCGGCAGGACGTCGCGGTCTACAGCCGCTATCTGCGGCAGATCCGGCAGGCGGCGGGGCGCATCAACGGTGAATTCGGTACGGAGGAGTGGACGCCGGTCCGCCTCGAGATCGGTGAGAGCGAGCGCAAGGCCATCGCCGCCATGAAGAACTTCGACGTGCTGCTGGTCAACCCCGTTTACGACGGGCTGAACCTGGTGGTCAAGGAGGGCGCCCTCGTCAACCACTCAGACGGCGTGATCGTGCTTTCCGAGAACGCCGGCGCGCATGAGGAGCTGCGCGGGCACGTGCTTTCGATCAACCCGTTCGACGTCGAGGCCACCGCCGCCGCGATGTTCGCCGGGCTGACGATGGCCCAGGAGGACCGGCATCGGCTGAACGAAGAGGCGCGAGAGGTCGTGCGCACCAACGACATCGCGAGGTGGATCAGCGGCCAGGTGCAGGACCTGCGGGACCTGGTGTCGCGGCCCAGTCCGCTATCAGGTTCATGA
- the otsB gene encoding trehalose-phosphatase — protein MRTGAIADGWRDSPVSAISPHELVMVTDFDGTLAEIVPDPARAVALPAALNALGRLVRRIGKVIVLSSRAPAELEGLVPVPGLRLIGDSGRALPRPAQKRALARFNAEAASLLAAIPGAWLEIKPASSAVHFRNTDRGGDEVLGVMRPLLASTRLAAAIGRKVLEVHLPEAGKGSTLTALLAEMNPGGVVCFGDDENDRSLFEVAGRLAIPHMCVGVDSAEAPPGLFDRCDLVVSGPEEVAALMNLIADWAATPGPAGPAPGR, from the coding sequence GTGAGGACCGGGGCGATCGCAGACGGCTGGCGCGACTCTCCAGTCTCGGCGATCTCGCCGCACGAGCTCGTGATGGTGACGGACTTCGACGGCACGCTCGCCGAGATCGTGCCCGATCCAGCCCGTGCGGTGGCTTTGCCGGCGGCGTTGAACGCCCTTGGCCGCCTCGTGCGGCGGATCGGCAAAGTCATCGTCCTCAGCAGCCGCGCGCCTGCCGAGCTCGAGGGGCTTGTGCCGGTTCCTGGATTGCGGCTGATCGGCGACAGCGGCCGCGCCCTGCCGCGGCCGGCTCAAAAGCGCGCGCTGGCGCGGTTCAACGCCGAGGCGGCGAGTCTCCTGGCCGCAATCCCGGGGGCGTGGCTCGAGATCAAGCCCGCCAGCAGCGCCGTGCATTTCCGCAACACCGACCGGGGCGGGGACGAGGTGCTGGGGGTGATGCGCCCGCTGCTGGCTTCAACCCGCCTCGCGGCGGCGATCGGGCGCAAAGTGCTCGAGGTCCACTTGCCCGAAGCCGGCAAGGGCAGCACGCTCACGGCTCTGCTGGCGGAAATGAACCCCGGCGGCGTGGTTTGCTTCGGCGATGACGAGAACGACCGCTCGCTGTTCGAGGTGGCCGGCCGGCTCGCCATCCCTCACATGTGTGTCGGGGTGGATTCGGCCGAAGCCCCGCCCGGCCTGTTCGATCGCTGCGACCTGGTCGTCTCAGGCCCCGAGGAAGTGGCCGCCCTCATGAACCTGATAGCGGACTGGGCCGCGACACCAGGTCCCGCAGGTCCTGCACCTGGCCGCTGA
- a CDS encoding DNA alkylation response protein: protein MRESSSNQPPPLVGYNLLAADAPLREGLEREGAAWAHDLVFDLGRLAGTQAAIDWGFQANENPPKLRTHDRFGDRIDEVECHPSWHRLLEVAIGHGLHALPWREPRPGAHAARAAAFYIWSQVEGGHGCPVSMTYAAVPALRHQPELAAQWEPLLTTLDYDPGLRPAATKRGALFGMAMTERQGGSDVRANTTRAVPVASGGPGAEHVITGHKWFCSAPMCDGFLILAQAPGGLSCFMLPRVLADGSRNRLHIQRLKDKLGNRSNASAEIELDGAWAVMVGEEGRGVRTIIDMVNHTRLDCVIGSAALMRQAVAQATHHSAHRRAFGRLLSEQPLMVNVLADLAVESEAATILMMRLAGAFDRASDSAEARFRRLALPVAKYWTCKRAVAVVAEALECLGGNGYVEESIMPRLYRESPLNSIWEGSGNVNALDVLRAMTREADSLSAFLAEVETARGSDARFDRSVDDLKRDLSNAAEAEARARRIVELMALVLQASLLLRHGDPAVAETFCASRLGGDWGRTLGTLRPGSQLAGIVQRHRPPIA, encoded by the coding sequence TTGCGCGAGAGTAGCTCGAACCAGCCGCCGCCGCTCGTCGGCTACAACCTCCTCGCCGCCGACGCTCCGCTGCGCGAGGGCCTCGAGCGCGAGGGCGCCGCCTGGGCGCACGACCTCGTCTTCGACCTGGGCCGGCTGGCGGGGACCCAGGCGGCCATCGACTGGGGTTTCCAGGCCAACGAGAACCCGCCGAAGCTGCGCACCCACGACAGGTTCGGCGATCGGATCGATGAGGTGGAGTGCCATCCCTCCTGGCATCGATTGTTGGAGGTCGCCATCGGGCACGGGCTGCATGCGCTGCCGTGGCGCGAGCCTCGGCCCGGCGCGCATGCGGCTCGCGCCGCCGCCTTCTACATCTGGTCGCAGGTCGAAGGCGGCCACGGGTGTCCCGTGTCGATGACCTACGCCGCCGTGCCGGCGCTGCGCCACCAGCCGGAGCTTGCGGCCCAGTGGGAACCGCTCCTCACCACGCTCGACTACGACCCCGGCCTGAGGCCCGCCGCCACCAAGCGAGGCGCGCTCTTCGGCATGGCCATGACCGAGAGGCAGGGCGGTTCCGACGTTCGCGCCAACACGACGCGCGCCGTCCCCGTCGCATCGGGAGGCCCTGGCGCCGAGCACGTCATCACCGGCCACAAGTGGTTCTGCTCGGCGCCTATGTGCGACGGATTTCTGATCCTGGCCCAGGCTCCGGGCGGGCTGTCGTGCTTCATGCTCCCGCGCGTCCTGGCCGACGGCAGCCGCAATCGCTTGCACATCCAGCGGTTGAAGGACAAGCTCGGCAACCGCTCCAACGCGTCAGCGGAGATCGAGCTCGACGGCGCCTGGGCGGTGATGGTCGGCGAAGAGGGGAGAGGGGTGAGGACGATCATCGACATGGTCAACCACACGCGCCTCGACTGCGTCATCGGCTCGGCGGCGCTGATGCGACAGGCGGTGGCCCAGGCCACACATCACTCCGCCCACCGCCGGGCATTCGGACGGCTGCTGAGCGAGCAGCCGTTGATGGTCAACGTGCTTGCCGACCTCGCCGTGGAATCCGAGGCGGCCACCATCCTGATGATGCGGCTCGCCGGCGCCTTCGACCGGGCCTCGGATTCCGCGGAGGCGCGCTTCAGGCGCCTGGCGCTGCCGGTCGCCAAGTACTGGACCTGCAAGCGCGCCGTCGCGGTCGTCGCCGAAGCGCTCGAATGCCTTGGCGGCAACGGCTACGTCGAAGAGTCGATCATGCCGCGCCTCTACCGCGAGTCCCCGCTCAACTCGATCTGGGAGGGATCCGGCAACGTGAACGCGCTGGACGTGTTGCGCGCCATGACGCGGGAAGCGGATTCACTCTCAGCCTTCCTCGCCGAGGTCGAAACCGCGCGCGGCTCTGACGCCAGATTCGACCGATCGGTGGACGACCTGAAACGCGACCTGTCGAACGCAGCGGAGGCCGAGGCTCGCGCCCGCCGAATCGTCGAGCTCATGGCCCTCGTGCTCCAGGCCTCGCTGCTGCTGCGCCACGGCGACCCCGCGGTCGCTGAGACCTTCTGCGCCTCGCGCCTGGGGGGTGATTGGGGCCGTACATTGGGCACTCTGCGGCCCGGTTCGCAGCTCGCCGGGATCGTCCAGCGCCACCGGCCGCCGATCGCTTGA